From the Acinetobacter wanghuae genome, one window contains:
- the sthA gene encoding Si-specific NAD(P)(+) transhydrogenase translates to MPRKKEVVSGTFVKYDAVVLGSGPAGEGAAMKLAKSGKRVAIVDMREQLGGNCTHVGTIPSKALRQTVSSIIRYQRDPMFQKVGDWKQYTMKQVLRNAHKVIQQQVETHSRFYDRNKIDIYHGRAYVQDQNTIFVFSPEGIKETLMFKQLVIATGSRPYRPEILDFNHPRVFDSDKILDLDFSIQKIIIYGAGVIGCEYASIFIGLGHKVDLINTQPKLLSYLDDEISDALSYHLREQGVLIRHNEQIDYLETFDNHVIMHTQSGKKIKADAILWCNGRSGNTDGLGLENIGLKPNSRGQLTVNDQYQTEVENVYAAGDVIGWPSLASAAYDQGRCAGANMNGEENVKPVTDIPTGIYTIPEISSIGKTEQQLTEEKIPYEVGQASFRHLARAQITGDTMGELKILFHRETLEVLGVHCFGNNASEIIHIGQAVMNSPNNTIKYFVETTFNYPTMAEAYRVATLNGMNRLF, encoded by the coding sequence ATGCCACGTAAGAAAGAGGTCGTTAGTGGGACTTTCGTTAAGTATGATGCGGTAGTTCTAGGTTCAGGCCCTGCGGGCGAAGGCGCGGCAATGAAGCTTGCTAAATCCGGCAAACGCGTTGCAATTGTTGATATGCGTGAACAATTGGGTGGTAACTGTACCCATGTCGGTACGATTCCAAGTAAAGCATTGCGTCAAACCGTATCGAGCATTATTCGATATCAACGTGATCCAATGTTCCAAAAAGTGGGTGATTGGAAACAATACACCATGAAGCAAGTGCTTCGAAATGCGCACAAAGTGATTCAACAGCAAGTAGAAACACATTCGCGTTTCTATGACCGCAATAAGATTGATATCTACCATGGTCGTGCTTACGTGCAAGATCAAAATACTATTTTCGTCTTTAGTCCTGAGGGTATTAAAGAAACGTTAATGTTCAAGCAATTGGTCATTGCAACGGGTTCACGTCCATATCGTCCAGAAATTTTAGATTTTAACCATCCACGTGTATTTGATTCAGACAAAATTTTGGATCTGGATTTCTCAATCCAAAAAATCATCATTTATGGTGCAGGCGTGATTGGTTGTGAATATGCATCCATCTTCATCGGTCTTGGACATAAAGTTGATCTAATTAATACTCAGCCGAAGCTCCTCAGCTATTTGGATGATGAAATTTCAGATGCTTTGTCTTATCACTTACGTGAACAAGGTGTGTTAATTCGTCATAACGAACAAATTGATTATCTTGAAACTTTTGATAATCACGTGATTATGCATACCCAAAGTGGCAAAAAAATCAAAGCTGATGCGATTTTGTGGTGTAACGGTCGTTCGGGTAATACCGATGGTTTAGGTCTTGAAAATATTGGTTTAAAACCAAATAGCCGTGGTCAGTTAACGGTGAATGATCAATACCAAACTGAAGTTGAAAATGTGTATGCGGCGGGTGATGTCATTGGTTGGCCTTCACTTGCTTCGGCTGCCTATGACCAAGGTCGTTGCGCAGGCGCGAATATGAATGGCGAAGAAAATGTAAAACCTGTAACGGATATTCCGACTGGGATTTATACCATTCCTGAAATTTCTTCGATTGGTAAAACAGAGCAACAGTTAACGGAAGAAAAAATTCCGTACGAAGTCGGACAAGCATCATTCCGTCATTTGGCACGTGCCCAAATTACTGGTGATACGATGGGCGAACTGAAGATTCTGTTCCATCGTGAAACTTTAGAAGTTTTAGGCGTACATTGCTTCGGTAATAACGCATCGGAAATTATCCACATTGGTCAGGCCGTGATGAATAGTCCAAACAACACCATCAAGTATTTTGTTGAAACGACGTTTAACTACCCAACCATGGCGGAAGCGTACCGTGTAGCAACATTAAACGGTATGAATCGTTTGTTCTAA
- a CDS encoding pirin family protein, with amino-acid sequence MSTIQRVYQSDRSTWVGDGFPTNSMLPMHEMGNATSPFLVMGYTQDYVFSPSQHQRGVGMHPHRGFETVTIVYDGELEHRDSKGNHGTIGKNEVQWMTAGRGIMHAEHHSKAFAQSGGHLDMIQLWVNLPSHAKMTEPRYQELTERSIPEITLADQQGIIRVIAGEYLHSGELAVGPAQTFSPMTVLDLRFNTGATHQLQLNPKWNNMIFVLSGEIQVDGKNYGALQTLYVRDQTTAVDIQVNATSKLLVLSGQALNEPIVAHGPFVMNTQAEIDQAFNDFNRDHFA; translated from the coding sequence ATGAGTACTATTCAACGTGTTTATCAAAGTGATCGCAGTACTTGGGTTGGTGATGGCTTCCCGACCAACTCCATGTTACCGATGCATGAAATGGGCAATGCGACCAGTCCATTTTTGGTCATGGGTTATACTCAAGATTATGTATTTAGCCCGAGTCAACATCAACGTGGGGTCGGTATGCATCCACATCGCGGATTTGAAACCGTGACCATTGTCTATGACGGTGAACTTGAACATCGGGATTCCAAAGGCAACCACGGCACAATTGGTAAAAATGAAGTGCAATGGATGACGGCGGGTCGTGGCATTATGCATGCCGAACATCACTCGAAAGCCTTTGCACAATCAGGTGGACATTTGGACATGATTCAATTGTGGGTGAATTTACCGAGTCACGCCAAAATGACTGAACCGCGTTATCAAGAATTAACCGAACGCAGTATTCCTGAAATTACTTTAGCTGATCAACAAGGGATTATTCGAGTCATTGCAGGTGAATATTTACATTCAGGCGAGCTTGCTGTTGGTCCTGCACAAACGTTTAGCCCAATGACTGTGCTGGATTTACGTTTCAATACAGGCGCTACGCATCAATTGCAACTCAATCCAAAATGGAACAATATGATTTTCGTATTGAGTGGCGAAATTCAGGTAGATGGTAAAAACTACGGCGCGTTACAAACACTTTATGTGAGGGATCAAACGACTGCCGTTGATATTCAAGTAAATGCAACCAGCAAGCTTTTGGTATTAAGTGGGCAAGCTTTAAATGAACCGATTGTTGCGCATGGTCCATTCGTGATGAATACTCAAGCAGAAATTGATCAAGCGTTTAACGATTTTAATCGTGATCATTTTGCTTAA
- a CDS encoding LysR substrate-binding domain-containing protein, producing the protein MQNLNDYYYYVQVVKYHGYTKASEALGITKSKLSRRISDLEGRLNVRLIQRNTRKFTVTELGQQFYTHCLKILEDVDEAENFIHSTLNDALCGNIKISCPVALVETPIGGIVSRFLQQNPAVHIQLMATNERVDVIAQGIDLAIRVRHLPIEDSDLVVRELDAWGHVLIASPAFLDVHGEPTTFQDLSDYPSVGFDRPKHIWEFTHQASMQKQSLSLNPRLKTDSFLAMKTAVKLGVGIGSLPKVFVRDELKSGELVQLFPEWELPSGVIHVAYASRQGMLPAVRAFLDYLLLEFRNLQTE; encoded by the coding sequence ATGCAAAATCTCAACGACTATTATTACTACGTTCAAGTAGTCAAATACCACGGTTATACCAAAGCCAGCGAAGCTTTAGGTATTACCAAATCTAAGCTTTCACGTCGTATTAGCGACCTTGAAGGGCGTCTAAATGTGCGCTTGATTCAACGTAATACGCGTAAATTTACCGTGACTGAGCTTGGACAGCAGTTTTACACGCATTGCTTAAAAATTTTAGAAGATGTCGATGAAGCAGAAAATTTTATTCATAGCACATTGAACGATGCACTTTGTGGCAACATTAAAATTTCCTGTCCAGTGGCTTTAGTTGAAACCCCGATTGGTGGCATCGTATCACGGTTTTTGCAACAAAACCCTGCTGTGCATATTCAACTCATGGCAACCAATGAGCGTGTTGATGTGATTGCTCAAGGGATTGATTTAGCCATTCGTGTTCGACATTTACCGATCGAAGACAGTGATTTAGTCGTTAGGGAACTTGATGCATGGGGACATGTCTTGATAGCATCACCTGCTTTTCTTGATGTGCATGGTGAACCCACGACATTTCAAGATTTGAGTGATTATCCAAGTGTGGGCTTTGACCGCCCTAAACATATTTGGGAATTTACCCATCAAGCATCCATGCAAAAGCAAAGCTTAAGTCTAAATCCGAGATTAAAAACCGATAGCTTCCTTGCGATGAAAACTGCGGTTAAACTCGGCGTGGGAATCGGGTCATTGCCAAAAGTTTTTGTACGAGATGAATTAAAATCGGGAGAGTTAGTGCAACTTTTCCCTGAATGGGAATTGCCAAGTGGTGTCATTCATGTGGCATATGCATCACGGCAAGGGATGTTGCCCGCTGTACGTGCATTTTTAGATTACTTGTTACTCGAGTTTCGCAATTTACAGACCGAATAA
- a CDS encoding TauD/TfdA dioxygenase family protein yields the protein MTSLTQLSQAIHDAPRWHQPEQFQNSDEIKIIPQDHAALGAIVYGLDARKAQSGETIYKLKQALAQHLVLIFKQQTLDDLQYLAFATYFGAIFRPSADTPVLASQQENGVPPDVVPVSNAVGQGDYTGHGELTPHADHQWTPLPSFGSLLYAIELPKDGGKTSWINTIKAYDALDEETKAEIDQLQLITYNPFVRRQKTKDLNESNGYGESPLYRFKDQPILSHAYPHPLVRIHPESGRKALWLNTHTEVELVNYDDQAGSALIAKLRAHIQKPEFRYEHDWQIGDVVFWDNQATLHSRQPFPADQRRLLKRISLAGSRPF from the coding sequence ATGACAAGTCTAACCCAGCTCTCGCAAGCCATTCACGATGCACCGCGTTGGCATCAGCCTGAACAATTTCAAAATAGCGATGAAATCAAAATCATTCCTCAAGATCATGCGGCACTCGGCGCAATCGTTTATGGTTTAGATGCACGTAAAGCACAATCTGGGGAAACTATTTACAAACTCAAGCAAGCATTGGCACAGCATTTAGTTTTGATTTTTAAACAACAAACGTTAGACGATTTACAATATTTGGCTTTCGCCACTTATTTTGGCGCTATTTTCCGTCCAAGTGCCGATACACCCGTGTTGGCGTCACAACAGGAAAATGGTGTGCCGCCTGATGTCGTTCCTGTCTCGAATGCAGTCGGACAAGGCGATTATACGGGTCATGGTGAACTCACACCGCATGCCGACCATCAATGGACACCACTTCCCTCCTTTGGCTCCTTACTTTATGCCATCGAGCTTCCTAAGGACGGTGGCAAAACTTCATGGATCAATACGATCAAAGCTTATGATGCTTTAGATGAAGAAACCAAAGCAGAGATCGATCAGTTACAACTGATTACCTATAATCCATTTGTGCGTCGTCAAAAAACCAAGGATTTAAACGAGAGTAACGGTTATGGCGAGAGCCCTTTATATCGCTTTAAAGATCAGCCGATCCTCAGCCATGCTTATCCGCATCCATTGGTGCGTATTCATCCAGAATCGGGTCGTAAAGCATTGTGGCTGAATACGCATACTGAAGTTGAATTGGTCAATTATGACGATCAAGCAGGCAGTGCGTTAATTGCAAAATTACGTGCGCATATACAAAAACCTGAGTTTCGTTATGAACACGATTGGCAAATTGGTGATGTTGTCTTTTGGGATAATCAAGCGACTCTGCATTCACGCCAACCCTTTCCCGCAGACCAGCGCAGATTACTGAAGCGTATTAGTTTGGCAGGCAGTCGACCTTTCTAA
- a CDS encoding MFS transporter, which translates to MSDSQFSKPLIYMLIGAAIILALSLGVRHAFGLYLVPMSDEFGWGHNVFSLAIAMQNLIWGAVQPFTGALADKYGSRLVVATGGLLYVIGLLMMAVSSTGILLNISAGLILGLALSATSFPILLSAIGRAAPPEKRSLAMGIASAAGSFGQFIMLPTTLLLLQNIGWSAALVVSAILIALIMPLAAMLKAPTYAAPNAITTTQAALSFKDILIIAKNHKPFWFLALGFLVCGFQVVFIGIHLPGYLIDHGFNATTGTVFLALVGLFNVVGTYTAGWLGGKYSKPHLLMGLYGLRGIAIIAFLLLPLSTWTVYAFGVVMGLLWLSTVPLTNGIVANMFGVKYLSMLSGIVFFTHQVGSFFGGWLGGVNHDMSGNYNVIWMLSIALSILGVIVHFWVNEEQVVHD; encoded by the coding sequence ATGTCGGACAGCCAATTTTCAAAACCACTGATTTATATGCTCATTGGTGCTGCAATTATCTTGGCATTGTCTTTAGGTGTTCGACATGCATTTGGACTGTATTTGGTTCCCATGAGTGATGAGTTCGGTTGGGGACACAATGTTTTCAGTCTTGCCATTGCCATGCAAAACTTAATTTGGGGTGCAGTGCAACCCTTTACGGGTGCTTTAGCCGACAAGTATGGCAGTCGTTTAGTCGTTGCCACTGGTGGCTTACTCTATGTCATCGGCTTATTGATGATGGCGGTCAGTTCAACAGGCATATTGCTGAATATCAGTGCGGGGCTTATTTTAGGTTTGGCGCTATCAGCAACCTCGTTCCCAATTTTACTGTCTGCCATCGGTCGCGCTGCTCCACCCGAAAAACGTAGCCTCGCGATGGGGATTGCCAGTGCAGCAGGCTCATTTGGTCAGTTTATTATGCTACCAACGACCTTGTTATTACTACAAAATATTGGGTGGTCAGCGGCATTAGTGGTGAGCGCGATCTTAATTGCACTTATTATGCCCTTAGCAGCAATGCTTAAAGCACCAACCTATGCCGCACCGAATGCAATAACCACCACACAAGCCGCGTTGAGTTTTAAAGACATCCTCATCATTGCCAAAAATCATAAACCATTTTGGTTCTTAGCCTTAGGATTCTTGGTCTGTGGTTTTCAAGTGGTATTTATTGGCATTCATTTGCCAGGGTATTTGATTGATCATGGTTTTAATGCCACCACAGGTACTGTTTTTCTTGCTTTGGTTGGATTGTTTAACGTCGTAGGGACTTATACAGCAGGTTGGCTCGGTGGAAAGTACTCTAAACCGCATTTATTGATGGGGTTATATGGCTTACGCGGCATCGCCATTATCGCATTTTTACTTCTGCCGCTCAGTACATGGACGGTCTATGCCTTTGGTGTAGTAATGGGCTTGCTTTGGCTCTCTACCGTGCCACTCACCAATGGTATTGTCGCCAACATGTTTGGGGTAAAATACTTAAGTATGCTAAGCGGTATTGTGTTCTTCACTCATCAAGTGGGTTCTTTCTTTGGGGGGTGGTTAGGCGGTGTCAATCATGATATGAGTGGCAACTATAATGTGATTTGGATGCTCTCTATTGCGCTGAGCATATTAGGTGTAATAGTTCATTTTTGGGTCAATGAGGAGCAAGTGGTGCATGATTAA
- a CDS encoding OmpW/AlkL family protein, whose protein sequence is MKKIYACVLGTMAAFPAMSYADSPYFSLKDGDGFKRFSVSVGALHVMPQGKAQPFQVNTAIHEGFKSSVGDIKTSSVLGAIDETVEGASAKKKALETVLNTPIINKLVSYEDENGVQYLKGSVAGEAEIYGLDSWSNPGTGLEADDVTTLGIMTNYFFTDNISLEVKAGIPPKVDLSGKGKIYAPFSGTASPEGVGAIIGDLPLKSDIEITDLAAHGAAATARAWTPAAELQYHFGKTGVNKFRPYVGLGVLYAYFNELKINPTIENDLINAGHMIANIQNNQAGAALDGKKSDANPKVKLDATDTFAPVATVGFTYDFNDKWFAVGSVSYAHLKNETTITVSDENLGELIRSKADIEINPILAYAGVGMRF, encoded by the coding sequence ATGAAAAAAATCTATGCTTGCGTGCTTGGAACAATGGCAGCTTTCCCCGCAATGAGCTATGCAGATTCACCTTATTTTAGTTTAAAAGATGGTGATGGATTTAAGCGTTTTTCCGTGTCTGTCGGTGCGTTACACGTGATGCCTCAAGGCAAAGCCCAACCCTTTCAAGTCAATACTGCAATTCATGAAGGATTTAAGTCTAGCGTTGGCGATATCAAAACTAGCTCAGTGCTTGGTGCAATTGATGAAACTGTCGAAGGCGCATCTGCGAAGAAAAAGGCGTTAGAAACCGTTTTAAATACACCGATTATTAATAAACTGGTTTCATATGAAGATGAAAATGGCGTTCAGTATTTAAAAGGTAGCGTTGCAGGTGAAGCAGAAATTTATGGTTTAGATTCTTGGTCAAATCCAGGGACAGGTTTGGAAGCGGACGATGTCACCACCCTAGGGATCATGACGAACTACTTTTTCACTGACAATATTTCTTTAGAAGTGAAAGCAGGTATACCACCGAAGGTCGATTTATCCGGTAAAGGTAAAATCTATGCGCCATTTAGTGGAACTGCATCGCCTGAAGGTGTCGGCGCAATTATTGGTGACTTACCACTCAAGAGTGATATCGAGATCACAGACTTGGCTGCGCATGGTGCTGCTGCAACAGCCCGTGCTTGGACACCTGCCGCTGAACTGCAATATCATTTTGGTAAAACAGGTGTCAATAAGTTCCGTCCCTATGTAGGCTTAGGGGTTCTTTATGCTTATTTCAATGAACTGAAAATCAATCCCACCATTGAAAATGACTTAATTAATGCCGGTCATATGATTGCCAATATTCAAAATAATCAAGCGGGCGCAGCGTTAGATGGTAAAAAAAGTGATGCGAATCCGAAAGTAAAATTAGATGCAACCGATACTTTCGCTCCAGTAGCCACAGTGGGTTTCACCTATGATTTCAATGATAAATGGTTTGCTGTTGGCTCTGTTTCTTATGCGCATTTGAAAAATGAGACCACCATTACGGTGAGTGATGAAAACTTAGGCGAACTCATTCGCTCTAAAGCAGATATCGAGATTAATCCAATCTTGGCATACGCCGGCGTCGGGATGCGTTTCTAA
- a CDS encoding A1S_2505 family phage non-structural protein has product MTYKYHDESIIKALPKNTVFVFGSNLAGQHIDGAAKTALTHFGALKGVGRGWSGQSYAIPTINEHLQQMPLSQIQHYIDDFKIYTKNHPKIQYFITSLGCGIAGYKIEEIAPMFRGISRNVIFPQSFRAFVEKPLPKLTDTFLHCLFCDAVILATESDALIDALDISDNEKSLAKILVNTPMYPTDSNDRDRVFEIQDILHNLETKIPDFQQQTEKPMLFGGVVLALLELYHINEQDFADAWHAKRQITPPKPEHKSKKS; this is encoded by the coding sequence ATGACTTATAAATACCACGACGAAAGCATTATCAAAGCATTACCTAAAAATACCGTATTTGTCTTTGGTAGTAATCTGGCAGGACAGCACATCGACGGCGCAGCAAAAACAGCTTTAACACATTTTGGCGCTTTAAAGGGTGTGGGTCGTGGTTGGTCAGGTCAAAGTTATGCGATTCCGACCATTAATGAGCATTTGCAGCAAATGCCATTATCGCAAATTCAACACTATATTGATGACTTTAAAATTTACACGAAAAATCATCCAAAAATTCAGTATTTTATTACCTCACTCGGTTGTGGCATTGCAGGTTATAAAATTGAAGAAATTGCACCGATGTTCCGTGGCATTTCACGTAATGTAATTTTCCCACAATCTTTTAGAGCATTTGTCGAAAAACCTTTACCTAAATTAACGGATACATTCTTACATTGTCTATTTTGTGATGCTGTCATTTTAGCGACGGAATCGGATGCCCTGATTGATGCTTTAGATATTTCGGACAATGAAAAGAGCTTGGCAAAAATCTTAGTCAATACACCGATGTATCCAACCGACAGCAATGACCGCGATCGTGTATTTGAAATACAAGATATTTTGCATAATCTAGAGACTAAAATTCCAGATTTTCAACAGCAAACTGAAAAACCGATGCTTTTTGGTGGCGTGGTATTGGCATTACTTGAGCTGTATCATATTAACGAACAAGACTTTGCCGATGCTTGGCATGCTAAACGCCAAATCACACCACCAAAGCCTGAGCATAAATCTAAGAAGTCTTAG
- the uvrB gene encoding excinuclease ABC subunit UvrB, with protein sequence MSEKIPFQLVTDYQPAGDQPQAIEKLVKGIEQGYHDQLLLGVTGSGKTYTMANVIARTQRPTIVMAHNKTLAAQLYGEFKAFFPNNAVEYFVSYYDYYQPEAYVPSSDTFIEKDAAINDHIDQMRLSATRALLERRDAIIVASVSAIYGLGDPNAYMSMLLHIVQGDRLNRDEIIRRLVEMQYSRNELEFLRGTYRIRGEIIDIFPAESDKDAIRIELFDDEVDSIRWFDPLTGKMVRKVPRVTIYPKSHYVTPKDNLARAIETIREELKERLVFFRENDKLLEAQRIEQRTRYDLEMMQQLGYTNGIENYSRHLSGRPSGEAPPTLFDYIPDDALLIIDESHVTVSQIGAMYKGDRSRKENLVNYGFRLPSALDNRPMKFEEWERIVPTTVYVSATPAHYELEKSQQIVEQVVRPTGLIDPEIEIRPVLTQVDDVLSEINLRKDLNERVLVTTLTKRMAEDLTSYLKEYGIKVAYLHSDIDTVERVKIIHELRTGVHDVLIGINLLREGLDMPEVSLVAILDADKEGFLRSERSLIQTIGRAARNLKGRAILYADRITDSMRKAIDETDRRRAKQIQYNEEHGITPRSAVRQIIKEIDTGEVLDDDQIDENISQQARALSADERHILANPKMLAKHMSKLEKEMLKASKDLQFEQAARLRDEILRLKAQMLS encoded by the coding sequence GTGAGTGAAAAAATCCCATTTCAACTGGTGACCGATTATCAACCTGCAGGTGATCAGCCTCAAGCCATCGAAAAATTAGTCAAAGGCATTGAGCAGGGTTATCACGATCAACTTTTATTGGGTGTCACCGGTTCCGGTAAAACCTACACCATGGCAAATGTGATTGCGCGTACGCAGCGCCCGACCATCGTCATGGCACACAATAAAACGCTTGCAGCACAGCTCTATGGCGAATTTAAAGCATTTTTCCCGAATAACGCGGTTGAATACTTCGTCAGTTATTACGATTATTATCAGCCTGAAGCCTATGTGCCATCTTCCGATACATTTATTGAGAAAGATGCTGCTATTAATGATCATATTGACCAAATGCGTTTGTCTGCAACACGGGCATTACTCGAACGTCGAGATGCGATTATTGTTGCGTCAGTCTCTGCGATTTATGGTTTGGGTGACCCTAATGCGTATATGAGCATGTTATTGCATATTGTGCAGGGTGACCGGCTGAATCGTGATGAGATTATTCGTCGTTTGGTCGAAATGCAATATAGCCGTAACGAGCTTGAATTCTTACGCGGTACGTACCGTATTCGTGGTGAAATTATTGATATTTTCCCTGCGGAATCGGATAAAGACGCCATTCGTATTGAACTCTTCGATGATGAAGTCGACTCCATCCGTTGGTTTGATCCATTAACTGGAAAAATGGTGCGTAAAGTGCCACGCGTCACGATTTATCCAAAAAGCCATTATGTAACACCTAAGGATAATTTAGCCCGCGCCATAGAAACTATTCGTGAAGAGCTCAAAGAGCGTTTGGTATTTTTCCGTGAAAATGACAAATTGCTTGAAGCGCAGCGCATTGAACAGCGAACTCGTTATGATTTAGAAATGATGCAGCAATTGGGATATACCAACGGCATCGAAAACTATTCACGGCATTTATCGGGTCGACCAAGCGGGGAAGCACCACCGACTTTATTTGATTATATTCCCGATGATGCATTGCTAATTATTGATGAATCGCATGTCACGGTGTCGCAGATTGGTGCGATGTACAAAGGTGACCGTTCACGTAAAGAAAATTTAGTGAATTATGGTTTCCGCTTACCGAGTGCACTCGATAATCGCCCTATGAAATTTGAAGAATGGGAACGTATTGTACCGACGACGGTATATGTGAGTGCCACGCCTGCGCATTATGAATTGGAAAAATCTCAACAAATTGTTGAACAAGTGGTGCGTCCAACAGGTTTGATTGATCCTGAAATTGAAATTCGTCCTGTATTGACTCAAGTCGATGATGTGTTGTCTGAGATTAACTTACGTAAAGATTTAAATGAGCGGGTCTTGGTGACGACATTGACCAAGCGTATGGCGGAAGATTTAACGTCTTATTTAAAAGAATATGGCATTAAAGTGGCATATTTGCATTCTGATATCGACACTGTAGAACGCGTGAAGATTATTCATGAATTACGTACCGGTGTGCATGATGTACTCATTGGCATTAACTTGTTGCGTGAAGGTTTAGATATGCCAGAAGTATCTTTGGTTGCCATTTTAGATGCCGATAAAGAAGGTTTCTTACGCTCTGAACGTTCACTCATTCAAACGATTGGGCGTGCTGCACGTAACTTAAAAGGGCGTGCGATTTTATATGCAGATCGCATTACCGATTCTATGCGTAAAGCCATTGATGAGACTGATCGCCGTCGTGCCAAGCAAATTCAATACAATGAAGAACATGGCATCACACCACGCAGTGCTGTTCGCCAAATTATCAAAGAAATTGATACAGGCGAAGTGCTAGATGATGATCAAATTGATGAAAATATCTCACAACAAGCGCGCGCACTAAGTGCGGATGAACGCCATATTTTGGCAAATCCGAAGATGTTAGCGAAACATATGAGCAAGCTTGAAAAAGAGATGCTCAAAGCATCGAAAGATTTACAGTTTGAACAAGCTGCTCGTTTACGAGATGAGATTTTACGTTTAAAAGCGCAAATGCTGAGTTAA
- a CDS encoding lipocalin family protein, whose amino-acid sequence MTTKNLPVAGLRLAKIAVGGAVLLGLGAASMAYAKPADNLPTVEKVELDRYLGKWYEVARKPLSFQKKCDRDVTAMYTLNENGNIKVDNRCFTKAGEQTGSVGEAYVQNAPYNTKLKVSFLPEVIRWLPVGRGDYWVLKIDDDYQTVLVGEPKRKYMWVLSRTPNPDQKVVGEYLEYAKSVGYDLGDVIHTKQTQK is encoded by the coding sequence ATGACAACAAAGAATCTCCCCGTTGCTGGTTTAAGATTGGCGAAAATTGCCGTTGGTGGCGCTGTATTATTGGGTTTAGGGGCAGCAAGCATGGCGTATGCTAAACCTGCGGACAATTTACCGACTGTTGAAAAAGTAGAACTCGATCGTTATTTGGGTAAATGGTACGAAGTTGCGCGTAAACCACTGTCGTTCCAAAAGAAGTGTGATCGTGATGTGACTGCCATGTATACCTTAAATGAAAATGGCAATATTAAAGTCGATAACCGTTGTTTCACCAAAGCGGGTGAGCAAACGGGTTCTGTGGGCGAAGCATATGTGCAAAATGCACCGTATAACACCAAATTAAAAGTGAGCTTCTTACCAGAAGTGATCCGCTGGTTGCCTGTCGGTCGCGGTGATTACTGGGTCCTTAAAATTGACGATGATTATCAAACAGTTTTAGTCGGCGAGCCGAAACGAAAATATATGTGGGTACTATCACGTACACCAAATCCAGATCAAAAGGTGGTGGGTGAGTATTTAGAGTATGCAAAATCGGTTGGTTATGACTTAGGTGATGTGATTCATACCAAGCAAACGCAAAAATAA